In the Leptotrichia sp. oral taxon 847 genome, one interval contains:
- a CDS encoding nucleotidyl transferase AbiEii/AbiGii toxin family protein: MTSEKLKGKIKSFSEKNNLKAQEVLQMYFFERFLTRLEKSKYRTNFIIKGGFLISSIIGIQNRTTMDIDTTIKGLPVKEEIIKEIILEILNIEVNDGIEFVLGKIENIREISEYENYRLHLTANFEKIKNPLKIDVTTGDVIIPSEIEYSYETIFKEKLNILVYSLETLIAEKYETIVKRNITTTRLRDFYDIYMIFKLKNDKIDVNNLKQAIWETAKNRNSIEEILESKEILEDVKNDKYLNKQWNIYKKENKYVDNIQFSEILKLLNKIADIVQE, encoded by the coding sequence ATGACATCAGAAAAGTTAAAAGGGAAAATAAAAAGTTTTTCAGAAAAAAATAATTTAAAAGCACAGGAAGTGTTGCAAATGTATTTTTTTGAAAGATTTTTGACTCGATTAGAAAAATCAAAATATAGAACGAATTTTATAATAAAAGGTGGATTTTTAATTTCATCAATTATTGGTATACAAAATAGAACAACAATGGATATTGATACAACAATAAAAGGACTTCCAGTAAAAGAGGAAATTATTAAAGAAATAATATTAGAAATTTTAAATATTGAAGTAAATGATGGAATAGAATTTGTATTGGGAAAAATAGAAAATATAAGAGAAATATCGGAATATGAAAATTATAGATTACATTTAACAGCAAATTTTGAAAAGATAAAAAATCCACTAAAGATTGATGTTACAACGGGAGATGTCATAATTCCGTCAGAAATAGAATACTCATACGAAACAATATTTAAAGAAAAGCTAAATATTTTGGTTTATTCATTGGAAACATTGATTGCTGAAAAGTATGAAACTATAGTAAAACGAAATATTACAACAACGAGATTGAGAGATTTTTATGATATTTATATGATTTTTAAATTGAAAAATGATAAGATAGATGTAAATAACTTGAAACAAGCAATTTGGGAAACGGCAAAAAATAGAAATTCAATAGAAGAAATATTAGAAAGCAAGGAAATTTTAGAAGACGTTAAAAATGATAAATATTTGAATAAACAATGGAATATTTATAAAAAAG
- the tnpA gene encoding IS200/IS605 family transposase, translating into MANKTNSLSHTKWMCKYHIVFTPKYRRKIVYSQYRKSVGEILRRLCEYKGVEIIEGHLMKDHVHMLVSIPPKISVSSFMGYLKGKSALMMFDKHANLKYKFGNRHFWSEGYYVSTVGLNEATIKKYIAEQEKHDIAMDKLSVKEYEDPFKGSK; encoded by the coding sequence ATGGCTAATAAAACTAATAGCCTGTCTCATACTAAATGGATGTGTAAGTATCATATAGTATTTACACCTAAGTATAGACGAAAAATTGTATATAGTCAATACAGAAAAAGTGTGGGAGAAATTTTAAGAAGATTATGTGAATATAAAGGAGTTGAAATAATAGAAGGACATCTGATGAAAGATCACGTGCATATGCTGGTAAGCATACCACCAAAAATAAGTGTATCAAGTTTTATGGGATATCTGAAAGGGAAAAGTGCATTGATGATGTTTGATAAGCATGCAAACTTAAAATATAAATTTGGAAACAGACATTTCTGGTCAGAAGGATATTATGTAAGCACAGTAGGCTTAAATGAAGCAACAATAAAAAAATATATAGCCGAACAGGAGAAACATGATATAGCGATGGACAAATTAAGTGTAAAGGAATATGAAGACCCTTTTAAGGGTAGCAAGTAG
- a CDS encoding type II toxin-antitoxin system YafQ family toxin: MKNNDRMTYSIHTTKQFRKSLKRVEKRGYNINLLDEIVNMLAKGKKLPEKNKDHSLRGNFIGHRECHIAPDWLLIYKITEKGLILLLTDTGTHSDLFG; the protein is encoded by the coding sequence ATGAAGAATAATGATAGAATGACATACTCAATACACACAACCAAACAGTTTCGTAAGAGTTTGAAACGTGTAGAAAAACGTGGGTATAATATAAATTTATTGGATGAAATTGTAAATATGTTAGCAAAAGGGAAGAAATTGCCTGAAAAAAATAAAGACCATTCTTTGAGAGGGAACTTTATAGGACACCGTGAGTGTCATATAGCACCTGATTGGCTATTAATATACAAGATAACAGAAAAGGGGTTGATACTGTTATTGACAGATACAGGAACTCACAGCGACTTGTTTGGATAA
- a CDS encoding helix-turn-helix domain-containing protein yields the protein MENVGKRLKSLREKYKFSLEEVARKIKSSAGAISRYENNERKINSESLIKLSNLYNVSPEYILYGINKDSNNLESSIISFFNNENIDFKEKEELFNKIQNAFFKEKFK from the coding sequence ATGGAAAATGTAGGAAAAAGATTAAAGAGTTTGAGAGAAAAGTACAAATTTTCTTTGGAGGAAGTGGCTAGAAAAATAAAATCATCTGCTGGAGCTATTTCACGATATGAGAATAATGAGAGGAAAATAAATAGTGAGAGTTTAATTAAGTTATCTAATTTGTATAATGTTTCGCCTGAATACATATTATACGGTATAAATAAAGATTCCAACAATTTAGAATCATCTATTATATCGTTTTTTAATAATGAAAATATAGATTTTAAGGAAAAAGAAGAGTTGTTCAATAAGATTCAAAATGCCTTTTTTAAAGAAAAGTTTAAATAA
- a CDS encoding type II toxin-antitoxin system RelB/DinJ family antitoxin produces the protein MSATTINIDDNTKKEAQEMLKDMGMNLSTAVNVFLKQLVKEQRIPFEIKNPRPRQELLAAIKEAEEMEKSGNMGKGYSSAKEMIKDILENEE, from the coding sequence ATGAGTGCAACAACTATAAATATAGATGATAACACTAAAAAAGAAGCTCAAGAAATGTTAAAAGATATGGGAATGAATTTGAGTACAGCAGTAAATGTATTTTTAAAACAATTAGTAAAGGAACAAAGAATACCTTTTGAAATTAAAAATCCTCGTCCAAGACAAGAATTATTAGCTGCTATTAAAGAGGCAGAGGAAATGGAAAAAAGTGGCAATATGGGTAAAGGTTATTCTTCAGCAAAAGAAATGATAAAGGATATACTGGAAAATGAAGAATAA
- a CDS encoding type IV toxin-antitoxin system AbiEi family antitoxin domain-containing protein produces the protein MLKITNNKLNNFFENNTIITVKEAEKIGIKRQILSNLCKKGILERVKQGVYQKSDTITDEFMKIQKNNNVIFSNTTALYFHNLTDRVPNTISITVPQGYNVLHITKKFENLKIHYVKKEIFESGKIETLSKMGAKIYIYDKERTICDIIKNKEKIDVDVFSKALKLFFKNKDIKVRKLIKYSRELKIEKKVREYLEVLI, from the coding sequence ATGTTAAAAATTACAAATAATAAATTAAATAATTTTTTTGAAAATAATACTATAATAACAGTTAAAGAAGCAGAAAAAATCGGTATAAAAAGACAGATTCTTTCTAATTTATGTAAAAAAGGAATTTTAGAAAGAGTAAAGCAAGGGGTTTATCAGAAAAGTGATACAATTACAGATGAATTTATGAAAATACAAAAAAATAATAATGTGATTTTTTCAAACACAACTGCTCTATACTTTCATAATTTAACAGATAGAGTGCCAAATACAATTTCAATAACAGTTCCACAAGGTTACAATGTTTTACATATTACGAAAAAATTTGAAAATTTGAAAATTCATTATGTGAAAAAAGAAATATTTGAAAGTGGGAAAATTGAAACTTTGAGTAAAATGGGTGCTAAAATTTATATTTATGATAAAGAGAGAACGATATGTGATATTATAAAAAATAAAGAAAAAATTGATGTGGATGTATTTTCAAAGGCACTAAAATTATTTTTTAAAAATAAAGATATAAAAGTAAGAAAATTAATAAAATATAGTAGAGAATTGAAAATTGAAAAAAAAGTGAGAGAATATTTGGAGGTTTTGATATGA